A DNA window from Ornithobacterium rhinotracheale DSM 15997 contains the following coding sequences:
- a CDS encoding FISUMP domain-containing protein produces the protein MKRSFYLLGMLLSGGVALAQQDAEGRVGINTSNPVASLDISRNEALLKDAETQKQAQGVSFPNFSTEERSKFENVAVGTMIFNTDKQCLEMYFGLKGGRAHWDCIPNATSAQSQNVAIVPAGFEGVYVAGVPFTDANKVKFELQNNGFSPISNVDFSSAVSISNKGGVSVSSGQNSNVSLQAGGKTTLSYTLTGTPQEGALVANFNHLGLTADLQTQVGLGSASVANKDNYTVSLYYQPTNTVVPGKINNGAEKVTIKIPYTNGKGSYNAVNINNIRTAPGQGGDVNDLSLSIPAGNFGVTGELEATITVSGSDQEYLVRQLAPGDSYDIATFNVDINGSRATVVLKGIGGIPDKKFGVKTNGKLEHQFVYIPITGPDGRTWLNNNLGADYANVNSPHFNPTQQATSKTDYKAYGSLFQWGREANGHELVDWTSSGSGRVVHSNLSWSRDMSSSLTTYHDPCPNGYHTPSKSEWEQLFSKVGSGNSNMWKERQLNLPAAGYRYSSNGSQFNSTGSGGYYWSSSQNGSNGAWELYFNSSDSYMINISRSYGQPVRCLKD, from the coding sequence ATGAAACGAAGTTTTTATCTTTTAGGAATGTTGCTGTCGGGCGGTGTAGCCCTTGCGCAGCAAGATGCAGAGGGGCGTGTGGGTATTAATACCTCAAATCCTGTAGCGAGTTTAGACATTTCTCGGAACGAGGCATTATTGAAAGATGCAGAGACCCAAAAGCAAGCGCAAGGGGTTTCGTTCCCGAATTTTAGTACGGAGGAGCGTTCTAAGTTTGAGAATGTTGCCGTGGGTACGATGATTTTTAACACGGATAAGCAGTGTTTAGAGATGTATTTTGGGTTGAAAGGTGGTCGAGCCCATTGGGATTGTATTCCGAATGCGACGAGTGCACAGTCCCAAAATGTGGCGATAGTGCCAGCAGGCTTTGAGGGCGTTTATGTGGCAGGAGTACCTTTTACCGATGCCAACAAGGTGAAGTTTGAGTTGCAAAATAATGGATTTTCTCCCATTAGTAATGTAGATTTTTCTAGCGCCGTGAGCATTTCCAATAAAGGAGGGGTGAGTGTTTCTTCTGGGCAGAACTCTAATGTGAGTTTGCAGGCGGGTGGTAAAACCACGTTGAGTTATACGCTTACAGGTACGCCCCAAGAGGGAGCTTTGGTAGCAAATTTTAATCATTTAGGCTTAACTGCCGACCTGCAAACGCAAGTAGGTTTAGGTTCTGCAAGTGTTGCGAACAAAGACAATTACACGGTATCTTTGTATTACCAGCCTACCAATACCGTTGTCCCAGGGAAAATAAACAACGGAGCAGAAAAAGTAACGATAAAAATCCCATATACCAATGGGAAAGGCTCATATAATGCTGTAAACATTAACAACATAAGAACCGCACCAGGGCAAGGTGGCGATGTAAACGATTTAAGTCTTTCTATCCCTGCGGGTAATTTTGGCGTAACTGGTGAGTTAGAGGCAACGATTACGGTGAGCGGTAGCGACCAAGAGTATTTGGTAAGGCAGTTAGCCCCTGGGGATTCGTATGATATAGCCACATTTAATGTAGATATAAACGGAAGTAGAGCAACTGTAGTATTAAAAGGAATAGGCGGTATCCCAGATAAGAAGTTTGGGGTAAAAACCAATGGTAAATTAGAGCACCAGTTTGTGTATATTCCTATTACAGGCCCAGATGGCAGAACATGGTTAAATAACAATTTAGGAGCGGATTATGCTAATGTTAATTCTCCACACTTTAATCCAACCCAGCAGGCTACAAGTAAGACTGATTATAAGGCATATGGTTCGTTGTTCCAGTGGGGTAGAGAGGCAAATGGACATGAGTTAGTAGATTGGACTAGTTCTGGTTCAGGACGTGTAGTTCATTCAAATCTGTCTTGGAGTAGAGATATGTCGTCAAGTTTAACCACTTATCATGATCCATGTCCAAATGGGTATCATACTCCATCTAAGTCCGAGTGGGAACAATTGTTCAGCAAAGTGGGTTCAGGCAATTCAAATATGTGGAAAGAGCGTCAGTTAAATCTTCCCGCTGCAGGCTACCGCTACAGCTCCAATGGTTCGCAGTTCAACAGCACAGGTAGCGGCGGCTACTATTGGTCGTCTTCGCAGAATGGTAGCAATGGCGCATGGGAGTTGTACTTCAACTCAAGCGATAGCTACATGATCAATATCAGCCGTTCCTACGGGCAGCCGGTTCGTTGCCTCAAGGATTAG
- a CDS encoding RNA-directed DNA polymerase, protein MIYPKTYALYQKLYKAYFSARKNKRNKRSQLCFEWQYEQEIDKLYNEIVHYAYEPSAPNVFVTTHPVVREIFAPQFRDRVVHHLIYNYIYQYLDKKFIYDSYSCRLQKGTSFGVKRAAQFMRRVSENYTKDAYVLKLDIRGYFMQMNRNILHEKINQMLDYEALKITNTERVYLQYLIRKVVMHDAARRPRLCASPQEWKKVPCAKSLFHAPPNCGLPIGSLTSQLFSNVYLNELDHFVKSELKIKYYGRYVDDMLFMHRSKDYLQQVIDSVACELHKIGLSLHPQKIKLKHYKYGVEFLGRYLLPGRIYLSNRCKKQVKNFQAKFCQDWENAQVYVWQVINPINSYLGVLSEHNTYRLKQEFVEKLPQSLYYYYNLEDKGSSCKLSLNKEYNPKYKYALVDL, encoded by the coding sequence ATGATTTATCCTAAAACTTATGCGTTGTATCAAAAGCTTTATAAGGCTTATTTTTCGGCAAGGAAAAACAAGCGGAATAAACGCTCCCAGCTGTGTTTTGAATGGCAGTATGAGCAGGAAATAGATAAGTTGTATAACGAGATAGTGCATTATGCATATGAGCCTAGTGCTCCGAATGTTTTTGTAACCACGCATCCTGTGGTGCGCGAAATATTTGCTCCACAATTTAGGGACAGAGTAGTACACCATTTAATCTACAACTACATTTATCAATATTTAGATAAGAAATTTATTTATGATAGCTATAGCTGTAGGCTACAAAAAGGAACCTCCTTTGGTGTCAAGAGGGCGGCTCAATTTATGAGAAGAGTGAGCGAAAATTATACAAAAGATGCCTATGTGCTGAAATTGGATATACGAGGCTACTTTATGCAAATGAACCGAAATATATTGCATGAGAAAATCAATCAAATGCTGGATTATGAGGCTTTGAAAATCACGAATACAGAGCGTGTGTATCTGCAGTATTTGATACGGAAAGTAGTGATGCATGATGCGGCAAGACGACCAAGGTTGTGTGCTTCGCCCCAAGAATGGAAAAAAGTGCCTTGTGCTAAAAGTTTATTTCATGCGCCACCTAATTGTGGCTTGCCTATAGGCTCCCTCACTAGTCAGCTGTTTTCTAATGTTTACTTGAATGAGCTAGATCATTTTGTGAAGTCTGAACTGAAAATAAAATATTATGGGCGCTATGTAGATGATATGCTCTTTATGCATAGGAGTAAGGATTATTTGCAACAAGTAATAGATAGCGTAGCTTGTGAGTTGCATAAGATAGGGCTAAGCTTGCATCCTCAAAAAATAAAACTGAAACATTACAAATATGGCGTGGAATTTTTAGGTAGGTATTTGCTGCCTGGTAGGATTTATTTGTCCAATAGATGCAAAAAACAGGTGAAGAATTTTCAAGCTAAATTTTGTCAAGATTGGGAGAATGCGCAAGTTTATGTGTGGCAGGTTATAAATCCTATAAATTCTTACTTAGGAGTTCTTTCAGAGCATAACACCTATCGCCTTAAACAAGAGTTTGTAGAGAAATTGCCCCAATCACTCTATTATTACTATAACCTAGAGGATAAGGGGAGTAGTTGCAAGTTATCTCTTAACAAAGAGTATAATCCTAAGTATAAATATGCGCTTGTTGATTTATAA
- a CDS encoding TonB-dependent receptor, translating into MNKAFISFTLLAMTYSVTAQEQPSKTYALDSVLIQGKEKRNHQRNAVISNAQTTEVLGAYELGRNIPQAIEQSLGIIPGVQVDKRTQFGGQRVVVRGYGNDQKFNNWGVKFYLNGVPMTNADGTTILEDLDFSTVNQVDVIKGPAGTLYGGGVGGVVKFNMLPDEQHGVKISQNTMGGSFNTFGSTTSVNAANDNYAIRFSYGHLQSDGYRPRGNTNKNNYSFLGNFKLSNTQKMMVYASHNDSYQGVDGQISYEDYYAGKDPGNAAYTRRNGHNHFISTRAIVNHQWQVTPNISSNTSIFYHTLDTDRAAAGAFEVSEQPSYGARTEWTGKFSWIPDFKTEFNVGAEYLISRPLVSNYRFDGSSLSTPPLQTKPLSKGSYFKYNNYNASFFISNRWKYEPYGLSLVAGLSGNSLGYDRKDLLYFPGLLAKPTKDASIDKDFSLVVTPHVALQKEFGNNHVLTLSYSEGYNAPTAATAYIKGISKTNDNLKPEFANMWDFSAQGTFANQWDYQISLFNIDIKDKLSKLSAKDAQSNPYSYFANTGLQNNKGLELSLGYNYRAPYSFIQAIRPYANLSAYNFKYKDFKTSKEDFSGNKVVGVPSTKYSLGLDFDIKAGFYMRNSFNYISDVYTDFSNTVNVKGFTQYNAKLGYKKNIKNWDLDLFLIGNNLTNQINYTFLFVGNAVGDNDLGNGYPVGTVTDVNPGPSKAYFIGGLNIAYHF; encoded by the coding sequence ATGAATAAGGCATTTATTTCGTTTACATTATTAGCGATGACTTATAGTGTAACAGCACAAGAACAACCTAGCAAGACTTATGCGCTAGATTCCGTGCTCATTCAAGGAAAAGAAAAAAGAAATCACCAAAGAAACGCTGTGATTTCTAATGCTCAAACCACAGAGGTATTGGGAGCTTATGAATTAGGCAGAAATATCCCGCAAGCCATTGAGCAAAGTTTGGGAATAATCCCTGGAGTACAGGTAGATAAAAGGACGCAATTTGGCGGACAGCGCGTGGTAGTTCGTGGCTATGGAAACGACCAAAAGTTCAACAACTGGGGTGTTAAATTCTACTTAAACGGAGTGCCTATGACTAATGCTGATGGTACTACGATTTTAGAAGATTTAGATTTCTCTACCGTTAATCAAGTAGATGTAATCAAAGGACCTGCTGGCACATTGTATGGTGGCGGTGTAGGAGGTGTTGTAAAATTCAATATGCTACCAGATGAGCAACATGGCGTAAAAATATCGCAAAACACCATGGGCGGTTCATTCAACACTTTCGGGAGCACTACTAGCGTAAATGCCGCTAATGACAATTATGCTATACGATTCAGCTATGGACACTTACAGAGTGATGGCTATCGCCCTAGAGGAAACACCAATAAAAACAACTACAGTTTCTTAGGCAACTTTAAGCTAAGCAATACTCAAAAAATGATGGTGTACGCATCGCACAACGATTCTTACCAAGGAGTAGATGGGCAAATTTCTTACGAAGACTATTACGCAGGAAAAGATCCAGGAAACGCAGCTTATACCAGAAGAAATGGGCACAACCATTTCATCAGCACACGAGCTATCGTTAATCACCAATGGCAAGTTACACCAAACATCAGCAGCAACACCTCTATTTTCTACCACACACTAGATACAGATCGTGCAGCAGCAGGTGCTTTTGAGGTTTCGGAACAACCATCATATGGTGCTAGAACTGAATGGACAGGTAAATTCTCATGGATTCCAGATTTCAAAACTGAATTTAATGTAGGTGCAGAATACTTAATTTCTCGCCCATTGGTATCAAACTACCGTTTTGATGGCAGTTCTCTAAGCACTCCACCTTTACAGACTAAACCACTTAGCAAAGGCTCTTACTTTAAGTACAATAATTACAACGCATCTTTCTTTATCTCAAACAGATGGAAATATGAGCCTTACGGCCTATCCCTTGTCGCTGGATTAAGTGGAAACAGCCTAGGATATGACAGAAAAGATTTGCTCTACTTCCCTGGCTTGCTTGCCAAACCTACCAAAGATGCTTCTATCGACAAAGATTTCTCTCTTGTAGTAACACCTCATGTTGCCCTACAAAAAGAATTCGGGAACAACCATGTATTGACTTTAAGTTATAGCGAGGGCTACAATGCTCCTACCGCTGCAACGGCTTACATCAAAGGCATTTCAAAAACAAACGACAACTTGAAACCTGAGTTTGCCAACATGTGGGATTTCTCGGCTCAAGGTACTTTTGCAAATCAATGGGATTACCAGATATCTTTATTTAACATAGACATCAAAGACAAATTGTCTAAACTTTCTGCCAAAGATGCGCAAAGCAACCCATATAGCTACTTTGCCAATACTGGCTTGCAAAACAACAAAGGGCTAGAGCTAAGCTTAGGCTACAATTACAGAGCTCCTTACAGCTTTATCCAAGCAATACGCCCTTATGCAAACCTTTCTGCATACAACTTTAAATACAAGGATTTCAAAACTTCAAAAGAAGATTTCAGCGGAAACAAAGTGGTGGGCGTTCCATCTACCAAATACTCTTTGGGTCTAGACTTTGATATCAAAGCTGGCTTCTATATGAGAAATAGCTTTAATTACATCAGCGATGTTTACACCGATTTCTCTAACACAGTAAATGTAAAAGGCTTTACTCAATACAATGCAAAACTAGGGTACAAGAAAAACATCAAAAACTGGGATTTAGATTTATTCCTTATCGGGAATAACTTAACCAATCAAATCAACTACACTTTCCTATTTGTAGGAAATGCCGTAGGAGACAACGATTTAGGCAATGGCTACCCTGTGGGCACTGTAACAGATGTAAACCCAGGACCATCTAAAGCTTATTTCATTGGAGGATTAAATATTGCTTATCATTTTTAA
- a CDS encoding HU family DNA-binding protein — protein sequence MSIKYKVVEKPQPGVKGGGTKKWYAQVQSAGELSIDDLTKQIEKFSALSEADIRGVIIALENVIQEALADGRIVRLEKLGSLYPTLSSGSADKEKDFHAELIKKVGVNYRPGKRILDSMKAAGFEKKSK from the coding sequence ATGAGCATTAAGTACAAAGTAGTAGAGAAGCCTCAGCCAGGGGTAAAGGGCGGAGGAACCAAGAAGTGGTATGCACAGGTGCAGAGCGCCGGAGAGCTGAGCATAGATGATTTAACCAAGCAGATAGAGAAATTTTCGGCACTCAGCGAGGCAGATATTCGTGGCGTTATCATCGCGCTAGAGAATGTGATACAAGAAGCCTTGGCAGATGGGAGAATTGTGCGACTTGAAAAATTAGGTTCGCTTTACCCTACCTTGAGCAGTGGTTCGGCAGATAAAGAGAAAGACTTTCATGCGGAGCTGATCAAAAAAGTAGGCGTAAACTATCGCCCAGGCAAGCGTATTCTAGATAGCATGAAGGCGGCAGGCTTTGAGAAAAAATCCAAATAA
- a CDS encoding four helix bundle protein, with amino-acid sequence MIYKEVYDFLLKCYQKTEKYPSSYKHSLGKEQKEKAMELLYSIYDWQLKEEHGSSDEVCKWIELNRVLLRLSFDLELISYAYYVETNKQLKKISAILKSNEFIAKE; translated from the coding sequence TTGATTTATAAAGAAGTATATGATTTTTTATTGAAATGTTATCAAAAAACAGAAAAATACCCATCTTCCTACAAACATAGTTTGGGGAAAGAGCAAAAGGAAAAGGCAATGGAATTATTATATTCTATCTATGACTGGCAATTGAAAGAAGAGCATGGAAGTTCTGATGAGGTGTGTAAATGGATAGAACTTAATAGAGTTCTGCTGAGATTAAGTTTTGACTTAGAGCTTATATCTTACGCATACTATGTAGAGACTAATAAGCAATTGAAAAAAATAAGTGCAATTTTAAAAAGTAATGAATTTATAGCAAAGGAATAG
- a CDS encoding MutS N-terminal domain-containing protein — protein MNIAQKLKIVEEDRDNAVVFFKEGMFWKCYNAHAMYFILNVKPMKVSTRWYKNMNQYVHSIGFPDGALVKYVKQLRLGCAPAREVMEARIVRLQDLLWQQSMPYPTWSEEIVKAWEKKQRQAEMSQRREQLMQLIEEPRANEASESLLAQISQFDVNNATPVQAFNLVIDLQNKLKRIGEG, from the coding sequence GTGAATATAGCGCAAAAGTTAAAGATTGTAGAGGAAGATAGAGATAATGCTGTGGTGTTTTTTAAAGAAGGTATGTTTTGGAAATGCTACAACGCGCATGCTATGTATTTTATACTTAATGTAAAACCAATGAAAGTAAGTACTCGATGGTATAAAAATATGAACCAATATGTGCATAGTATAGGTTTTCCGGATGGGGCGCTGGTAAAGTATGTGAAACAGCTACGGCTAGGGTGTGCACCAGCAAGGGAAGTGATGGAGGCTCGCATAGTGCGTTTGCAGGATTTGTTATGGCAACAGAGTATGCCATACCCCACATGGAGCGAAGAAATTGTAAAAGCATGGGAGAAGAAGCAAAGGCAAGCAGAGATGTCTCAAAGAAGAGAGCAGCTAATGCAGCTTATAGAGGAGCCGCGTGCGAACGAGGCAAGCGAATCCTTACTTGCCCAAATAAGCCAGTTTGATGTGAATAATGCAACACCTGTACAGGCTTTTAATTTAGTGATAGATTTGCAAAATAAATTGAAAAGAATAGGCGAAGGATGA
- a CDS encoding fibronectin type III domain-containing protein — protein MNKFLYAIVLLIATNLLGQNVPSSEELYDPYMPEYFAGKDPAWLQDIQKNPRGVNFYEMEKKYQEWLASDPDAKKKTLDKKPAVNFYRRWRKAYAPFVDSKGNIVLSTKKEYLAKIDRQNQVNAPKAPSRRSRRSTPSAVASANVWKNIGPDRTARNNGFDYMKSYDYHASVFRIDVYKKNPQILYCGAETGVVFKTTNGGEKWVACDPVYNFGYMITAITINQENANEVWVGSDLGLFVTKNGGESFERIDGIGERVNSIKVNKDIITIASKEGFYVYNKATKKLRKTFNGICYDHEIKPDQKDKVYLLAQKNGKYEGKLYTSIDSGLSFDRGETIVANKQIKFGRLAISYAPKGGDYVYALVNVFDYSSMSHGVPRILQSKDAGRTWEDKTVRTENIRERQNTFCPSVDAKQGGQGYFDMMIGVSDIDPEHVIFGLCSAYRSTEGGKGGYIANAIGGYCNFSIHPDMQDIAIAGNQVWISNDGGVKYSSDFFKSRDKAENRVNGIYASDFWGFGQGWNEDVMAGGRWHNGDAVMINNKSYGHGKISVKVGGVEQATGYVMLSNPKKVYFTDAGMFIMPDEISGKVKPNYMTFNSVPYESLKSNGFLGFDPRYAKRILFHPGNNYYGVMSATHKIVETTNDGEDGNFKELLNTDFNEDGTEAMQENFSNIVFARSNPNTIYAAGNRHIYKSKDNGENWEMLNPIPKNLGFQYGYTGSPTSFIDVDPHDENKIWAVQSGTEGAVFYSKDGGENWINPLDDNMKDKLFRWVIITGDEKGGVYLGTDKVSKIYYKDNTMSNWTDYSSGFPSAARLTRLVPFFKEGKLRAATSQGIWEAPLYNQNFKPVAQPIALNLGGAELANANQEVQFDSYSIVDQNHAKWEWSFKPQPSYVSNKNVRNPKVIFKYNGKYDVTLKITTPNGSHERTIKEMIVVKNGEERPNTPQPPQNPEPPVSPNPPSDPTPPEIEGLSGLKFVVVNADNFTLTWDMPSNMKGVSYYDVLIDGEVKGATKTNEITISGLKPLTTYKVRIVARKANGDLIAQSETITMQTLEGKTQSKLLFYPNPVINKQLFAKGDNLAQIKWIKIYDMQGNLVREINNPFVRGNSINLSGLAVGTYVLTTPNYFEKIIVQ, from the coding sequence ATGAATAAGTTTTTATATGCTATCGTGTTATTGATAGCTACAAACCTGCTAGGGCAAAATGTGCCGAGCAGCGAAGAATTGTACGACCCGTACATGCCGGAGTATTTTGCGGGGAAAGATCCTGCATGGTTGCAAGACATTCAAAAGAATCCTCGCGGGGTGAATTTCTATGAAATGGAAAAGAAATACCAAGAATGGCTTGCATCGGACCCCGACGCGAAGAAGAAAACACTAGACAAAAAGCCAGCGGTGAACTTCTACCGTAGATGGAGAAAGGCCTATGCCCCCTTTGTAGACTCAAAAGGTAACATCGTTTTGTCTACTAAAAAAGAATATTTGGCTAAAATAGATAGGCAAAACCAAGTTAATGCCCCTAAGGCTCCCTCAAGAAGATCGCGACGCTCAACGCCTTCTGCTGTAGCATCTGCCAATGTATGGAAGAATATAGGTCCAGATAGAACAGCAAGAAATAACGGATTCGATTATATGAAATCCTATGACTACCATGCCAGTGTCTTTAGAATCGATGTGTATAAAAAGAACCCACAAATTTTATATTGTGGAGCCGAAACAGGTGTAGTTTTTAAAACGACTAATGGGGGTGAAAAATGGGTGGCGTGTGATCCTGTTTACAATTTCGGATATATGATCACTGCAATCACCATAAATCAAGAGAATGCTAACGAGGTATGGGTGGGGTCAGACTTAGGGCTTTTTGTTACTAAAAATGGAGGAGAGTCATTCGAGAGAATAGATGGAATAGGAGAAAGAGTAAATAGTATCAAGGTAAATAAAGACATTATTACCATTGCTAGCAAAGAGGGATTTTATGTTTACAATAAAGCTACAAAAAAATTAAGAAAAACATTTAACGGGATTTGCTACGACCATGAGATTAAGCCCGATCAAAAAGATAAAGTTTATTTATTAGCACAGAAAAATGGAAAATACGAAGGGAAACTTTATACCTCGATAGACAGTGGGTTGAGTTTTGACAGGGGAGAAACCATTGTAGCCAATAAGCAAATAAAATTTGGTCGTTTAGCCATAAGCTATGCACCAAAGGGTGGAGATTATGTATATGCTTTGGTTAATGTTTTTGATTATTCTTCCATGTCTCACGGGGTGCCCCGTATATTACAAAGTAAAGATGCAGGGAGAACTTGGGAGGACAAGACAGTGAGAACAGAAAATATAAGAGAGAGACAGAATACATTTTGCCCATCAGTTGATGCCAAACAGGGAGGGCAAGGCTATTTTGATATGATGATAGGTGTGTCGGATATAGACCCAGAGCATGTGATATTTGGATTATGTAGTGCTTATCGCTCTACAGAAGGAGGGAAAGGAGGATATATTGCCAATGCAATTGGTGGTTATTGTAATTTTTCAATCCACCCAGATATGCAAGACATTGCCATAGCAGGAAATCAAGTGTGGATATCCAACGACGGCGGTGTGAAATATTCTTCAGACTTTTTTAAAAGTAGAGATAAAGCAGAAAATCGTGTAAATGGAATATATGCCTCAGATTTTTGGGGCTTTGGGCAGGGCTGGAATGAAGATGTGATGGCTGGCGGAAGATGGCACAATGGCGATGCGGTAATGATTAACAACAAAAGTTATGGCCATGGAAAAATATCTGTTAAAGTTGGGGGAGTAGAACAAGCAACAGGTTATGTAATGCTTAGTAATCCTAAAAAAGTATATTTTACCGATGCAGGTATGTTTATAATGCCTGATGAAATAAGTGGAAAAGTAAAGCCTAATTATATGACATTTAACTCAGTGCCATACGAATCTTTGAAAAGTAATGGTTTTTTAGGCTTTGACCCCCGTTATGCAAAAAGAATACTGTTTCATCCTGGAAATAATTATTATGGAGTGATGAGTGCAACACATAAAATAGTTGAAACAACTAACGATGGAGAAGATGGTAATTTTAAAGAATTGCTCAATACCGATTTTAATGAAGATGGAACAGAAGCGATGCAAGAAAATTTCTCGAACATAGTTTTTGCTCGTTCTAATCCGAATACCATTTACGCCGCAGGAAATAGACATATTTACAAATCGAAAGACAATGGTGAAAATTGGGAAATGCTAAACCCAATACCTAAAAATTTAGGGTTTCAGTATGGATATACTGGTTCTCCAACTTCTTTTATTGATGTAGATCCCCATGATGAAAATAAAATATGGGCAGTGCAATCAGGCACAGAAGGAGCCGTATTTTATAGCAAAGATGGTGGTGAAAATTGGATAAATCCGCTAGATGATAATATGAAAGATAAGCTATTTCGATGGGTTATCATAACAGGAGATGAAAAAGGAGGCGTTTACTTAGGGACCGATAAAGTTTCAAAGATTTATTATAAAGATAATACCATGAGTAATTGGACGGATTACTCTTCAGGATTTCCGTCAGCTGCTCGTTTGACTCGTTTGGTACCATTCTTTAAAGAAGGGAAGCTAAGAGCAGCCACTAGCCAAGGAATTTGGGAGGCTCCGTTGTATAATCAAAACTTTAAGCCAGTAGCACAGCCCATTGCCTTAAACCTAGGGGGAGCAGAGTTGGCCAATGCTAATCAGGAAGTGCAATTTGATTCTTACTCTATTGTAGATCAAAATCATGCTAAATGGGAGTGGTCTTTTAAACCTCAGCCGTCTTATGTTTCAAATAAAAATGTGCGAAATCCAAAAGTGATATTCAAATATAATGGAAAATACGATGTAACATTAAAAATAACTACTCCTAATGGCTCGCACGAGCGCACTATCAAAGAGATGATTGTCGTGAAAAATGGAGAGGAAAGACCTAATACCCCACAACCTCCTCAAAATCCAGAACCGCCAGTGTCTCCAAATCCACCAAGCGACCCAACACCGCCTGAGATTGAAGGGCTAAGTGGATTGAAATTCGTGGTAGTAAACGCAGATAATTTTACGCTTACTTGGGATATGCCAAGCAACATGAAAGGAGTATCTTATTACGATGTTTTGATTGATGGTGAAGTGAAAGGTGCAACTAAGACAAACGAGATTACCATTTCTGGATTAAAGCCTTTAACCACCTACAAGGTTAGAATCGTTGCTCGAAAAGCCAACGGAGATCTTATTGCACAAAGTGAGACAATTACAATGCAGACACTTGAAGGAAAAACACAAAGTAAGCTATTATTTTATCCAAATCCAGTAATCAATAAGCAGTTGTTTGCCAAAGGAGATAATTTAGCCCAAATCAAATGGATTAAAATCTACGATATGCAAGGAAACTTGGTGCGAGAAATTAACAATCCATTCGTTCGTGGCAACTCAATCAATCTCTCAGGTTTAGCAGTAGGAACTTATGTTTTAACAACGCCAAACTATTTCGAGAAAATCATAGTTCAGTAG